A single genomic interval of Selenobaculum gibii harbors:
- a CDS encoding TIGR04086 family membrane protein has product MKSYRKPGNLKFWRNVSNGMIITFLSTLMSLVGLSCIVFFSDFSISESIMYYLVMAIHFFSIFIGSLIVSYFVGEKGFWLGAAIGFIYSIIILLLGFGYVQEIFFYQAVLYKIILGIVAGAFGGIVGVNL; this is encoded by the coding sequence ATGAAGTCATATAGAAAACCAGGAAATTTAAAATTTTGGCGTAATGTTTCTAATGGGATGATCATTACTTTTCTTAGTACGCTTATGTCTTTAGTTGGGCTAAGTTGCATTGTATTTTTCTCTGATTTTTCGATTTCAGAATCTATAATGTATTACTTAGTCATGGCAATTCATTTTTTTAGTATTTTTATTGGTAGTTTAATAGTTTCTTATTTCGTTGGGGAAAAAGGTTTTTGGCTAGGGGCTGCTATAGGATTTATCTATAGCATAATCATTTTGTTATTGGGATTTGGTTATGTACAAGAAATATTTTTTTACCAGGCTGTTTTATATAAAATAATTTTAGGCATAGTTGCTGGAGCTTTTGGTGGAATAGTTGGTGTAAATTTATGA
- the ppaX gene encoding pyrophosphatase PpaX translates to MKFKAILFDLDGTLLDTSGLIVDSFKHAFQIHYRKEVDVSKVHEFFGKSLRSAMEYLGPDKVDELIDTYREHNLKYHDELIDIFPNVVTTIEFLHKNNIKLGIVTSKTQKTAIRGLKIFGLDQYFPVVIGIEECMNPKPHPEPVQTAMRLLSVNSEECLMIGDSTADISSGKSAGVKTAAVKWTHVNWNNILGEKPDYVLENMEDLLYIME, encoded by the coding sequence GTGAAATTTAAAGCGATTTTATTTGATTTAGATGGTACACTATTGGATACTTCTGGACTCATTGTTGATTCTTTTAAACATGCATTTCAAATCCATTATCGCAAGGAAGTTGATGTTTCAAAAGTGCATGAGTTTTTTGGAAAGTCCTTACGGTCAGCAATGGAATATTTGGGACCTGATAAAGTGGATGAATTAATTGATACATACCGTGAGCATAATTTAAAATATCATGATGAATTAATTGATATATTTCCCAATGTGGTGACGACAATTGAATTTTTACATAAAAATAATATCAAATTAGGAATTGTAACATCGAAAACACAAAAAACAGCAATCCGTGGATTAAAAATCTTTGGATTAGATCAGTACTTTCCTGTTGTTATTGGAATTGAAGAGTGTATGAATCCTAAGCCACATCCGGAACCAGTGCAAACCGCGATGCGGCTTTTGTCTGTTAATTCAGAAGAATGCTTAATGATTGGGGATAGTACCGCAGATATAAGCAGTGGGAAAAGTGCAGGAGTGAAAACAGCAGCAGTAAAATGGACACATGTAAACTGGAATAATATTCTTGGGGAAAAACCTGATTATGTTTTAGAAAATATGGAAGACTTATTATATATTATGGAATAG
- a CDS encoding patatin-like phospholipase family protein translates to MTMKNKSLKIGVALSGGGIRGLAHIGVLKALINNGIHVDYISGTSAGAIVAGLFACGYTPHQMEELARNIKSADLIDLKITVSDLFKYGIQSLLGTQTRFWSAIPNGIVKGDKIEKYFRSLWSDRSFQETIIPLAVTAVDIHTADTIFFLTKQKKKRAILNAKYIHNASLTEGIRASISIPGVFHPKKYQEMALVDGAVKNNLPTDILAYMGADVIIGVDLGYAGQSVYDLHSVGEILMQCIDIMGREVTLLKGEQYADVIIRPNLVDINFRDTKQAMLAIKRGSECTVNQISNIFEICNDRLRSM, encoded by the coding sequence ATGACGATGAAAAATAAAAGTTTGAAAATAGGGGTTGCTTTAAGTGGCGGAGGTATAAGAGGTCTAGCGCATATAGGCGTACTTAAAGCTTTAATTAATAATGGAATTCACGTAGATTATATATCAGGAACAAGTGCAGGAGCTATAGTTGCAGGTTTATTTGCTTGCGGATACACGCCGCATCAGATGGAAGAATTGGCAAGAAATATTAAAAGTGCAGATTTAATTGATTTAAAAATTACTGTTTCTGATTTATTTAAATATGGAATCCAATCTTTATTAGGAACACAGACCAGATTTTGGTCTGCAATTCCTAATGGAATTGTCAAAGGCGATAAAATAGAAAAATATTTTAGATCATTATGGAGCGATAGATCATTTCAAGAAACAATTATACCACTAGCTGTTACAGCGGTAGATATTCATACTGCTGATACTATATTTTTTTTGACGAAACAAAAGAAAAAACGTGCAATATTAAATGCAAAATATATACATAATGCATCTTTAACAGAGGGAATAAGAGCTAGTATATCTATTCCCGGAGTATTTCATCCCAAAAAATATCAGGAAATGGCTTTGGTAGATGGTGCTGTAAAAAATAATTTGCCAACGGATATTTTAGCATATATGGGAGCTGATGTTATTATTGGGGTAGATTTAGGTTATGCTGGGCAATCAGTTTATGATTTGCATTCTGTAGGAGAAATATTAATGCAATGTATTGATATTATGGGGCGTGAAGTGACTCTTTTAAAGGGGGAGCAATATGCGGATGTTATTATTCGCCCTAATTTAGTTGATATAAATTTCCGTGATACGAAACAAGCGATGCTGGCGATTAAACGCGGCAGTGAGTGTACAGTGAATCAAATTTCCAATATATTTGAGATATGTAACGATAGGCTAAGGAGCATGTGA
- the pssA gene encoding CDP-diacylglycerol--serine O-phosphatidyltransferase, translating into MKSLIPNMLTSLNLVLGMGSIISTFQGNFYQAAILIVLAMVADGLDGRVARFFNSSSDFGKELDSLCDLVSFGVAPAILAYAFYLKEFAEFGYVAAIAFATCGALRLARFNVNTSVVKGYFMGLPIPAGGCVLATFIMLNIKPQGIIFPLMVLIFGYLMVSKVKYPDFKGKGEQIRIFPALLAVFLGAYILFVRLDAVLFVPFIVYSVFGILNTLFGLVESK; encoded by the coding sequence ATGAAAAGTTTAATTCCTAATATGTTAACATCATTGAATTTGGTGCTTGGCATGGGATCAATAATTTCTACGTTTCAAGGAAATTTTTATCAGGCTGCAATTTTAATTGTTTTAGCAATGGTTGCAGATGGTCTTGATGGTCGTGTAGCGAGATTTTTTAATTCGAGTAGCGATTTTGGCAAGGAACTTGATTCATTATGTGATTTAGTTTCTTTTGGTGTTGCCCCAGCTATTTTAGCATATGCTTTTTATTTGAAAGAGTTTGCAGAGTTTGGCTATGTAGCGGCCATTGCTTTTGCAACATGTGGTGCATTGCGGTTAGCTAGATTTAATGTGAATACTAGTGTCGTAAAAGGGTATTTTATGGGGTTGCCTATTCCTGCTGGCGGATGTGTACTTGCAACTTTTATTATGTTAAATATTAAACCGCAAGGGATTATTTTTCCTTTGATGGTTTTGATTTTTGGGTACTTAATGGTAAGTAAAGTGAAGTATCCTGATTTTAAAGGTAAGGGAGAGCAAATTAGAATTTTCCCTGCTCTTTTAGCCGTTTTTTTAGGGGCATATATTTTATTTGTTCGGTTAGATGCGGTTCTATTTGTACCATTTATTGTTTATTCTGTTTTTGGTATATTAAATACTCTTTTTGGATTAGTTGAATCTAAATAA
- a CDS encoding 7-carboxy-7-deazaguanine synthase QueE, whose protein sequence is MSKETNVIEIFSSIQGEGKYVGCRQIFVRFSGCNLRCQYCDTIDSYNKAFYCKVENTAGNRDFIEIENPLSVVEISSRINNLLKLPHHSVSFTGGEPLCQSDFLKDVAKEIKSVKYLETNGTLSKELASIIDDIDIISMDIKLPSFMKQILWREHEEFLKIANKKEVFVKVVVSAETNESEFKTAISLVERINKKITFIIQPITPLNGCCAISPEAVIQFQNLALRSLDDVRVIPQTHKFINQM, encoded by the coding sequence ATGTCTAAAGAAACAAATGTTATTGAGATTTTTTCGTCAATTCAAGGCGAAGGGAAATATGTTGGCTGTAGGCAAATCTTTGTTCGTTTTTCAGGATGCAATCTTCGTTGTCAATATTGTGATACTATTGATTCGTATAATAAAGCATTCTATTGTAAAGTTGAAAATACGGCAGGAAACCGTGATTTTATAGAAATAGAGAATCCTCTTTCTGTTGTTGAGATTTCATCTAGGATAAATAATTTATTAAAATTGCCACATCATTCAGTTAGCTTTACCGGGGGAGAGCCGCTTTGCCAAAGTGACTTTCTTAAAGATGTGGCTAAAGAAATAAAAAGCGTGAAATATCTTGAGACAAATGGTACTTTATCTAAAGAATTAGCTTCCATTATTGATGATATAGATATTATTAGTATGGATATAAAATTACCTAGTTTTATGAAACAGATATTATGGCGGGAACATGAAGAATTTTTAAAGATAGCAAATAAAAAAGAAGTATTTGTTAAAGTTGTCGTTTCAGCGGAAACAAATGAAAGTGAATTCAAAACAGCAATATCTTTGGTAGAAAGAATAAATAAGAAAATTACATTTATTATTCAACCTATAACACCCTTAAATGGATGTTGTGCAATAAGTCCAGAAGCTGTTATTCAATTTCAAAATTTAGCATTGCGAAGTTTAGACGATGTGAGGGTTATCCCGCAAACCCATAAATTTATAAATCAGATGTGA
- the queD gene encoding 6-carboxytetrahydropterin synthase QueD, which yields MYELTVIVEFEAAHRIVDYPGKCNRLHGHNWSVEVNVIGTKLNELGMLIDFKELKKEVNKIIEGLDHYYLNELDAFKVTNPTAENLAKYLYDELAKSLLLSGDTCVKSIKIWESPKSAVCYSRGKENV from the coding sequence GTGTATGAATTAACTGTAATTGTAGAATTTGAGGCAGCGCATCGAATTGTTGATTATCCAGGAAAGTGCAATCGCTTGCATGGTCATAACTGGAGTGTCGAGGTTAATGTTATAGGGACTAAACTAAATGAATTAGGGATGTTAATTGACTTTAAAGAATTAAAAAAAGAGGTAAATAAAATTATTGAAGGTTTAGATCATTACTATCTTAATGAGCTTGATGCCTTTAAAGTGACGAATCCAACTGCTGAAAATTTAGCAAAATACCTTTATGATGAGTTAGCGAAAAGTTTGTTGTTGTCTGGCGATACTTGTGTGAAATCAATAAAGATATGGGAATCTCCAAAGTCAGCAGTATGCTATAGCCGAGGCAAAGAAAATGTCTAA
- a CDS encoding amidohydrolase, whose product MAKILLKNVQALLEDGSVAEKNIAIENDKIVKIGEVDTSWVPDQVLDGKDKLAIPGFINTHTHASMTLLRSYADDMQLMDWLQNKIWPIEAKMSSNDIYWGAMLAVAEMIKTGTTTFVDMYSEMHRVAEAVEESGMRAVLSRGMIGVAPNGQEALAESKKLFRDYHQTANNRIRVMLAPHAPYTCPPAYLRQVVDSAKELGAEIHIHLSETLGEVEDCKKQYGKSPIALMEEVGVLDCGVLAAHCVHVSSEDIALMKKYNVRVAHNPGSNMKLASGISPVAKMLSAGISIGLGTDGASSNNNLDMLEEVHLVSLLHKVHHLDPLAIPALTSIKMATEYGAKVAGFDDIGVLKEGYKADITLFNMNSTQWFPRHDLLSLLVYSANSSHVDTVIIDGKIVLEKGILTIIDEERILYEANKRAQDLIRK is encoded by the coding sequence ATGGCAAAAATTCTATTGAAAAATGTACAAGCTTTATTGGAAGATGGCAGTGTTGCAGAAAAAAATATTGCGATTGAAAATGATAAAATAGTAAAAATTGGTGAGGTAGATACAAGTTGGGTACCTGATCAAGTTTTAGACGGTAAAGATAAATTGGCGATACCAGGATTTATTAACACGCATACCCATGCATCTATGACGTTGTTAAGAAGTTATGCGGATGATATGCAGTTAATGGATTGGCTGCAAAATAAAATTTGGCCGATTGAAGCTAAAATGAGCAGCAATGATATTTATTGGGGGGCAATGTTAGCTGTTGCTGAAATGATAAAAACGGGGACAACGACATTTGTTGATATGTATTCTGAGATGCATCGTGTAGCAGAGGCTGTAGAGGAAAGCGGTATGCGGGCGGTTTTATCCCGAGGCATGATAGGCGTTGCGCCGAATGGGCAAGAAGCATTAGCTGAATCAAAAAAATTATTTAGAGATTATCATCAGACAGCAAATAACAGAATTAGAGTTATGCTTGCACCTCATGCGCCATATACTTGTCCACCAGCATATTTAAGACAAGTTGTTGATTCGGCAAAAGAACTTGGAGCTGAGATTCATATTCACTTATCTGAAACATTAGGTGAAGTTGAAGATTGCAAAAAACAATATGGAAAGTCGCCGATTGCCTTAATGGAAGAAGTTGGAGTTTTAGATTGTGGAGTTTTGGCGGCGCATTGTGTACATGTTTCATCAGAAGATATTGCTTTGATGAAAAAATATAATGTTAGAGTTGCACATAATCCGGGAAGTAATATGAAATTGGCGAGTGGTATTTCGCCTGTAGCTAAAATGTTGTCAGCTGGAATTTCCATTGGGTTAGGAACTGATGGAGCTTCAAGTAATAATAATTTAGATATGCTGGAAGAAGTGCATTTAGTATCCTTATTACACAAAGTTCATCACTTAGATCCATTAGCAATCCCTGCCTTGACAAGTATAAAAATGGCAACAGAATATGGAGCAAAAGTTGCAGGATTTGATGATATTGGAGTATTAAAAGAAGGGTATAAAGCCGATATCACCTTATTTAATATGAATTCTACGCAATGGTTTCCGCGCCATGATCTTTTATCATTATTAGTGTATTCAGCCAATTCTAGTCATGTGGACACAGTTATCATTGACGGAAAAATTGTTTTAGAAAAAGGAATTTTAACTATAATTGATGAAGAAAGAATTTTATACGAAGCAAATAAAAGAGCACAGGATTTAATTCGCAAATAA
- the mtnP gene encoding S-methyl-5'-thioadenosine phosphorylase: MVHIAIIGGTGVYDPSILKNVYDDKMNTPYGEVAYKIGEFGDKKIAFIPRHGSHHSIPPHLINYRANIWAIKKLGVGHIIATTAVGSLNERMKPGDFVLVDQFLDFTKNRVSTFYEGGDRGVVHLDVTEPYCPKLRSFIEQAAQQLNLPIHNGGVYVCTDGPRFETPAEIKMFKQLGGDLVGMTNVPEVVLANEAEMCYSTISMVTNFAAGISPQVLTHAEVLEIMAENGEKIKKLIMRSIENINIKDDSCKCRKMLAEYGGFKL; the protein is encoded by the coding sequence ATGGTTCATATAGCGATTATTGGTGGGACTGGTGTTTATGATCCAAGTATATTAAAAAATGTCTATGATGATAAAATGAATACACCATATGGTGAAGTTGCATATAAAATTGGTGAATTTGGTGATAAAAAAATTGCTTTTATTCCTCGTCACGGCAGTCATCATTCCATTCCCCCGCATTTAATTAATTATCGCGCAAATATTTGGGCAATAAAAAAGTTAGGGGTAGGTCATATTATCGCAACGACAGCGGTTGGCTCATTAAATGAGCGGATGAAACCAGGCGATTTTGTTTTAGTAGATCAATTTTTGGATTTTACTAAAAATAGAGTAAGTACATTTTATGAAGGTGGAGACAGAGGAGTTGTACATTTGGATGTAACAGAACCTTATTGTCCTAAATTGCGTTCATTCATTGAGCAAGCAGCCCAGCAATTAAATTTACCAATTCATAATGGTGGTGTATATGTTTGTACAGATGGACCTCGCTTTGAAACTCCAGCTGAAATTAAGATGTTTAAACAGCTAGGCGGAGATTTGGTTGGAATGACAAATGTTCCAGAGGTTGTATTGGCAAATGAAGCTGAGATGTGTTATTCTACCATCTCTATGGTTACTAATTTTGCTGCCGGTATTTCACCACAGGTGCTTACCCATGCAGAAGTTTTAGAAATTATGGCGGAAAATGGAGAAAAAATTAAGAAGCTTATTATGAGAAGTATAGAAAATATTAATATAAAAGATGATTCATGCAAATGCCGAAAAATGTTAGCTGAGTATGGTGGCTTTAAATTATAG
- the mtnA gene encoding S-methyl-5-thioribose-1-phosphate isomerase translates to MRWNHGSLELLDQTKLPTTIEYIQCDNYQIVAEAIKKLEVRGAPAIGAAAAFGYVLGAKQFQSLELKNFISRLEHVSEELRATRPTAVNLFWALDRMDNLLRQHLQKKSSMKEIIFSLEEEAIRIADEDKKVNCALSKYGAELFKSPMNFLTHCNAGALATVDMGTALGVIRQTYADGHVKRVFADETRPLLQGARLTAFELTQDNIPVTLISDNMAGWVMKNKMVDAVIVGADRIAANGDVANKIGTYSVAVLAKEHHIPFYVAAPSSTFDFSLDNGEQIPIEERNKNEVTHVLGTQIAPLEVDVFNPAFDVTPHALIAGIITEYGVLKEDYKKSIQELKQKLEK, encoded by the coding sequence ATGAGATGGAATCATGGTAGTTTAGAATTATTGGATCAAACGAAACTGCCAACAACGATTGAATACATTCAATGCGATAATTATCAGATTGTTGCTGAAGCTATCAAAAAATTAGAAGTTCGGGGGGCTCCTGCCATTGGCGCAGCAGCAGCTTTTGGTTATGTTTTAGGAGCAAAACAGTTTCAATCATTAGAGTTGAAGAATTTTATTTCGAGGCTTGAACATGTTAGTGAAGAATTAAGAGCAACTCGACCAACAGCAGTAAATTTATTTTGGGCATTAGATCGTATGGATAATCTACTTCGGCAACACCTACAAAAGAAAAGTAGCATGAAAGAGATTATTTTTTCGTTAGAAGAAGAAGCGATTCGAATTGCTGATGAAGATAAGAAAGTAAATTGTGCATTATCAAAATATGGAGCAGAGTTATTTAAATCACCAATGAATTTCTTAACCCATTGCAATGCGGGCGCTTTAGCTACTGTAGATATGGGAACTGCCCTAGGCGTAATAAGACAGACTTACGCTGATGGACATGTTAAGCGTGTATTTGCTGATGAGACAAGACCATTATTACAAGGGGCGAGATTAACAGCGTTTGAGTTAACGCAAGATAATATCCCCGTTACCTTAATTAGTGACAATATGGCCGGGTGGGTAATGAAAAATAAAATGGTAGATGCTGTGATTGTAGGCGCAGATCGTATAGCGGCAAATGGTGATGTGGCAAATAAAATTGGTACCTATAGTGTAGCTGTTTTAGCAAAAGAACATCATATTCCATTTTATGTTGCGGCACCATCGTCTACTTTTGATTTTTCATTAGACAATGGCGAGCAAATACCAATTGAGGAACGTAATAAAAATGAAGTTACTCACGTTTTAGGAACGCAGATTGCTCCACTAGAGGTTGATGTATTTAATCCTGCGTTTGATGTTACACCTCATGCGTTGATTGCAGGAATTATTACGGAATATGGTGTATTAAAAGAAGATTATAAAAAATCAATACAAGAATTAAAACAAAAATTAGAAAAGTAA
- a CDS encoding phosphatidylserine decarboxylase family protein has protein sequence MVKAPVIKEGYIFIAIALLLAVLVGYFIDPLWTIFPIVLAAFFTFFFRNPQRQIPTDKNLIVSPADGKVMGIVEVDENDFVNERCNKVIIFLSVFDVHINRSPMNGEIKFQQYTCGRFIPAYKDSVGFENERHTIGIENGNMRIIVTQIAGILARRIVSWVTLGNVLEKGERYGLIKFGSCTELVMPKNVEICVKKGDKVVGGETVIGRIKA, from the coding sequence ATGGTTAAAGCTCCTGTGATAAAAGAAGGATATATATTTATTGCAATTGCTTTACTTCTTGCTGTTTTAGTCGGGTATTTTATAGATCCATTATGGACTATTTTTCCGATTGTTTTAGCAGCATTTTTTACATTTTTCTTTCGTAATCCGCAAAGACAAATACCGACTGATAAGAATTTAATTGTTTCGCCAGCTGATGGTAAGGTTATGGGAATTGTGGAAGTAGATGAAAATGACTTCGTAAATGAACGATGTAATAAAGTAATTATTTTTTTATCCGTTTTTGATGTTCATATCAATCGAAGTCCAATGAACGGTGAGATTAAGTTTCAGCAATATACCTGTGGTCGATTTATTCCAGCATATAAAGATTCAGTAGGTTTTGAAAATGAACGTCATACAATAGGCATTGAAAATGGCAATATGCGTATTATTGTTACACAGATTGCTGGTATTTTAGCGCGTAGAATTGTTTCATGGGTTACATTAGGAAATGTATTAGAAAAAGGAGAGCGCTATGGTCTGATTAAATTTGGATCATGTACGGAATTAGTAATGCCTAAGAATGTTGAAATTTGTGTAAAAAAAGGCGATAAAGTCGTTGGTGGCGAGACAGTCATTGGGAGGATTAAGGCATGA
- a CDS encoding glycosyltransferase family 2 protein yields MNYIFDYIMIPMQAIIVFFTIYYFIIAFFGVWKRNEKKILTPKNTFAVIVAAHNEEQVIGQLVENLQVLDYPRDMYDIYVVADNCTDNTANVARECGAIVCERTNNEERGKGFAMEWMFRKLFTFERKYDAVAVFDADNLVHPKFLLEMNNRLCKGDKLIQGYLDAKNPHDTWVSGTFAIAFWVTNHIWHLAKSNIGLSSVLGGTGMCISTDILKEFGWGATCLTEDMEFTMKVLARGIRTTWAHDAIVYDEKPLTFMQSWNQRKRWAQGHFDIAGRYIPKMIKEGIKQRDIRIVDGCIHLLQPHFLLISTAFVIASYIQLLVPPFYTNIYSLMPSEILTIIMIGQYLLPVIILLRIRASWKTWCYLILYPIFIYSWIPITFLGFLDRHQHEWSHTKHTRAISYQDILLDKTDTNHNNVRRETVK; encoded by the coding sequence ATGAACTATATTTTTGATTATATCATGATACCAATGCAGGCTATCATAGTATTCTTCACAATTTATTATTTTATAATTGCTTTTTTTGGAGTTTGGAAAAGAAACGAGAAAAAAATATTAACTCCGAAAAATACTTTTGCAGTTATTGTTGCAGCTCATAATGAAGAACAGGTAATTGGACAGTTAGTTGAAAATTTACAAGTCTTAGATTATCCTCGTGATATGTATGATATTTATGTTGTTGCTGATAATTGTACAGATAATACAGCAAACGTGGCTCGTGAATGTGGTGCAATTGTTTGTGAACGCACCAACAATGAAGAACGCGGTAAAGGTTTTGCAATGGAATGGATGTTTAGAAAGTTATTTACTTTTGAACGCAAATATGATGCTGTAGCTGTATTTGATGCTGATAATCTTGTGCATCCTAAATTTTTATTAGAAATGAATAATCGCCTTTGCAAAGGCGATAAGTTAATACAAGGTTATTTAGATGCTAAAAACCCACATGATACATGGGTTTCGGGTACTTTTGCTATTGCGTTTTGGGTTACAAACCACATTTGGCATTTAGCAAAATCTAATATTGGTTTATCTAGTGTTTTAGGTGGTACAGGAATGTGTATCTCGACTGACATCTTAAAAGAATTTGGTTGGGGTGCTACTTGTTTAACGGAAGATATGGAATTTACGATGAAGGTATTAGCGCGAGGGATTCGAACAACTTGGGCGCATGATGCGATTGTTTATGATGAAAAGCCTTTAACTTTTATGCAATCATGGAATCAGAGAAAACGTTGGGCGCAAGGTCATTTTGATATTGCTGGGCGCTATATTCCTAAGATGATAAAGGAAGGAATAAAACAGCGTGACATTCGGATTGTTGATGGCTGTATTCATTTATTACAACCACATTTTTTATTAATTTCTACGGCATTTGTTATTGCAAGCTATATTCAGCTTCTTGTTCCGCCTTTTTATACAAATATTTACAGCTTAATGCCTTCGGAAATATTGACAATTATTATGATAGGGCAATATTTACTGCCTGTTATTATTTTGTTAAGAATAAGAGCTTCATGGAAGACTTGGTGTTATTTAATTCTGTACCCAATATTTATTTATAGTTGGATTCCAATTACTTTTCTTGGATTTTTAGATAGACATCAGCATGAATGGAGTCATACAAAACATACTAGGGCAATAAGTTATCAGGATATTTTACTCGATAAAACAGATACTAATCATAATAATGTACGCCGTGAGACGGTAAAGTAG
- a CDS encoding adenosylhomocysteinase, which produces MESMIKDIKLAPSGHDKINWVKNFMPVLNSLNDELSKSKPFLGKKMVVTMHLEAKTAYLGLVLKNAGAEVVVTGSNPLSTQDDVAAALVESGVTVYAWHACSDEEYETFLHKALDSRPDIIIDDGGDLVSLLHGSRSDLAENILGGSEETTTGVIRLKALAAEGKLKFPMIAANDAYCKYLFDNRYGTGQSTWDGIMRTTNLVVAGKNVVVAGYGWCGKGVAMRAKGLGANVIVTEVDPIKAIEAVFDGFRVMPMTEAAKIGDVFVTLTGCRDIITKESFAVMKSGAIMANAGHFDVEINKDHLKSMSVSQRTVRQNIEEFVLQDGRKVYLLAEGRLVNLAAGDGHPTEIMDLSFAVQALSALHIINNHEKMKKEVYIMPDEVNQRIAELKLEALNISIDHLTEVQKTYLSQA; this is translated from the coding sequence ATGGAATCAATGATTAAAGATATTAAACTAGCACCATCGGGTCATGATAAAATTAATTGGGTAAAAAACTTTATGCCGGTATTAAATTCTTTGAATGATGAACTTAGTAAAAGCAAACCTTTTTTAGGGAAAAAGATGGTAGTGACGATGCATTTAGAAGCAAAAACAGCATATCTTGGCTTAGTACTAAAAAATGCTGGTGCTGAAGTTGTAGTTACGGGGAGTAACCCATTATCTACGCAAGATGATGTAGCGGCAGCTTTAGTTGAAAGTGGCGTTACGGTTTATGCTTGGCATGCTTGCTCTGATGAGGAATATGAAACATTTTTACATAAAGCACTAGATTCTCGCCCTGATATCATTATTGATGATGGTGGGGATTTAGTTTCATTATTGCATGGTTCAAGAAGTGACTTGGCAGAAAATATTTTAGGCGGCTCAGAAGAAACGACTACAGGTGTCATTCGTTTAAAAGCATTGGCAGCAGAAGGCAAATTGAAGTTTCCAATGATTGCTGCGAATGATGCATATTGCAAGTATTTATTTGATAATCGCTACGGTACTGGGCAATCCACTTGGGATGGAATCATGAGAACGACAAACTTAGTAGTTGCAGGGAAAAATGTAGTGGTTGCAGGTTATGGCTGGTGTGGCAAAGGCGTTGCGATGCGGGCTAAAGGATTAGGGGCAAATGTTATTGTAACGGAAGTGGATCCAATTAAGGCAATTGAAGCTGTATTTGATGGTTTCAGAGTTATGCCGATGACAGAAGCAGCTAAGATTGGGGATGTATTTGTCACATTGACTGGATGTCGCGACATTATTACAAAAGAATCTTTTGCAGTAATGAAATCAGGGGCAATTATGGCGAATGCGGGGCATTTTGATGTTGAGATAAACAAAGACCATTTAAAATCTATGTCGGTATCGCAACGGACAGTGAGACAAAATATTGAAGAATTTGTTTTGCAAGATGGGCGTAAAGTTTATTTGTTAGCGGAAGGCCGCTTAGTAAATTTAGCAGCGGGAGACGGACATCCAACTGAAATTATGGATTTATCTTTTGCTGTACAAGCTTTATCAGCTTTACATATTATAAATAATCATGAAAAGATGAAAAAAGAAGTTTATATTATGCCGGATGAAGTGAATCAAAGAATTGCTGAGCTTAAGTTAGAAGCGTTAAATATTAGCATAGATCACTTAACAGAAGTTCAAAAAACATATTTAAGTCAGGCTTAA